One genomic segment of Brassica napus cultivar Da-Ae chromosome A3, Da-Ae, whole genome shotgun sequence includes these proteins:
- the LOC106350076 gene encoding uncharacterized protein LOC106350076: protein MRFSTDELVKEVENPITEFKSTMRNVEKSRTRDFGSSKGARMVARTSEHSLDYSLMSIVMMIHDWHVLSKRGLRQGCALSPYLFVVCMNVLSHLLDRAATQKIIGYHPKCQNILLTHLCFADDLLVFTDGTKRSIENVLKIFEEFAVMSGLKISLEKSTLYTAGLTELQEGDILTCFPFAAGKLPVRYLGLPLLTRRMTINDYMPLVEKIRKRMSSWTGRFLSYGGRLQLINSVITSMANFWMSAFRLPGSCLKEIESLCSAFLWSGPELKTSKAKVSWKDVCLPKKEGGLGLRPLKEINTVLCLKLLWRLFSNRASLWVKWIHCYLIRKGSFWSMKIQAAVGSWMWRKILKMRDLAQAYIRMEVHNGKHTSFWYDSWSCLGRLKDAVGDRGPLRIGIAENALVEEVLRNHRRRRHRIIILNEMEDEIDKLRDRDDQEDDMPLWKQVWRELIGGVMKDEFTVDWDEIWETISNPSTRYSKTEMFLIQYSFQALLHSIWGERNARRHGECPRNERVLVTWVEKTVRLKLLAVKGKGHKYLEEGLSVWFGARMINA, encoded by the exons atgcgGTTCTCAACAGATGAACTAGTTAAAGAGGTTGAGAACCCGATCACAGAGTTCAAGAGTACGATGAGGAACGTGGAAAAATCTC GTACAAGAGATTTTGGAAGCAGCAAAGGTGCTAGAATGGTTGCAAGAACGAGCGAACATTCATTAGATTACTCGTTGATGAGCATAGTAATGATGATTCATGATTGGCATGTTCTG AGTAAAAGAGGTCTGAGGCAGGGATGTGCTTTGTCGCCATATCTCTTTGTGGTGTGTATGAATGTCCTTTCTCATCTTCTGGACAGAGCGGCTACTCAGAAGATCATTGGTTACCATCCTAAATGCCAAAATATCTTGCTTACGCATTTATGCTTTGCAGATGATTTATTAGTATTTACGGATGGGACTAAACGATCAATAGAGAATGTTCTTAAGATCTTTGAAGAGTTTGCAGTCATGTCGGGGTTGAAGATAAGTTTGGAGAAGTCTACTCTGTATACAGCGGGACTGACTGAGCTTCAAGAAGGGGATATTCTCACTTGCTTCCCTTTCGCAGCTGGAAAGTTACCAGTAAGATATTTGGGGTTGCCTCTGCTCACAAGAAGAATGACCATCAATGACTACATGCCGCTGGTGGAGAAAATAAGGAAGAGAATGAGTTCTTGGACAGGAAGGTTCCTCTCCTATGGAGGAAGATTGCAACTCATTAACTCTGTCATAACAAGCATGGCTAATTTCTGGATGTCGGCATTTCGTCTTCCTGGTAGTTGTTTGAAAGAGATTGAAAGCTTATGCTCAGCTTTCTTATGGTCTGGCCCTGAATTGAAAACAAGTAAAGCGAAAGTCAGTTGGAAGGATGTTTGTTTACCAAAGAAAGAAGGAGGGTTGGGTTTAAGACCACTGAAGGAGATCAACACTGTACTCTGTCTAAAGCTATTGTGGAGATTATTTTCAAATCGAGCTTCTTTATGGGTCAAGTGGATTCATTGCTATTTGATAAGAAAGGGTTCCTTCTGGTCAATGAAAATTCAAGCTGCTGTTGGATCTTGGATGTGGAGAAAAATTTTGAAGATGAGAGATTTAGCTCAGGCTTATATTAGAATGGAAGTGCACAATGGCAAGCACACTTCCTTCTGGTATGACTCTTGGTCATGTTTGGGTCGGCTCAAAGATGCGGTAGGAGACAGAGGACCTCTTCGGATTGGGATTGCAGAAAATGCTCTGGTTGAGGAAGTGCTAAGGAATCATCGGAGGAGAAGGCATAGGATCATAATTCTGAACGAAATGGAGGATGAGATTGATAAGTTGAGAGATAGAGATGATCAAGAAGATGACATGCCACTTTGGAAACAGG TGTGGAGAGAATTGATTGGAGGGGTTATGAAAGATGAGTTCACTGTGGATTGGGATGAGATATGGGAAACAATCTCTAATCCTAGTACCAGATATTCAAAAACGGAGATGTTTCTGATTCAGTACTCTTTTCAAGCCCTGCTGCATAGTATATGGGGGGAAAGAAATGCAAGAAGACACGGTGAATGTCCAAGAAATGAAAGGGTATTGGTTACTTGGGTGGAAAAAACAGTGAGACTGAAGCTGCTGGCAGTAAAGGGAAAGGGCCACAAGTACCTTGAAGAGGGTTTGAGTGTCTGGTTTGGAGCGAGAATGATAAACGCATGA
- the LOC106351598 gene encoding uncharacterized protein LOC106351598, with the protein MEGVGSRLSRTTRYSGPSATAVFSGRVRKWKKKWVSVSTSSVGIFRASKPNGRSNSQHHMLLHKWTPLSSTKVTASGETEEPPKKRFRYAPIAMLENREKVASKDSEAEALGEESDEFDTGESPLHKGFELDMNMTDTDQTKEAKTTRHWRLGLCLNSQGTEE; encoded by the exons ATGGAAGGCGTAGGGTCGAGACTGAGCCGGACTACAAGATACAGTGGTCCGTCCGCGACGGCGGTTTTCAGCGGTCGTGTAAggaagtggaagaagaagtgggtaAGTGTCTCAACTTCATCCGTCGGCATTTTCCGAGCTTCTAAGCCCAACGGTCGAAGCAACTCTCAACACCATATGCTTCTCCATAAGTGGACCCCACTTTCCTCGACGAAGGTTACAGCCTCCGGTGAGACGGAGGAGCCGCCTAAGAAAAGATTCAGATACGCTCCA ATTGCGATGCTTgagaatagagagaaagtgGCTAGTAAGGATTCTGAAGCTGAAGCTTTAGGGGAAGAGAGTGATGAATTTGACACTGGTGAATCTCCATTGCACAAAGGCTTTGAGCTGGACATGAACATGACAGACACCGACCAAACTAAG GAAGCAAAAACAACTCGTCACTGGAGACTGGGGCTGTGTCTGAATTCTCAAGGGACTGAAGAATGA
- the LOC106347323 gene encoding glucan endo-1,3-beta-glucosidase 12-like isoform X2, with product MAVLVLSVLILSCFSATQLTHADSGMIGVNYGRIADNLPAPEKVVELLKSQGINRVKLFDTDKTVLTALANSGIKVVVSLPNENLTAAAADQSYTDKWVQENVKKYTPATDIEAIAVGNEVFVDPKNTTKYLVAAMTNVQSSLVKFNLDKSVKISSPIALSALANSYPPSAGSFKPDLIEPVIKPMLDLLRKTSSHLMVNAYPFFAYAANADKIPLDYALFRENAGNVDSGNGLKYNSLFDAQIDAVYAAMTAVGFNDVKLVVTETGWPSAGDENEIGAGSANAAAYNGGLVKRVLTGNGTPLKPNEPLNVYLFALFNENQKTGPTSERNYGLFYPNENKVYDVPFSVMVTPVSDSKVKVPVNTPSNVGQTWCVANGKTTREKLQEALDYACGEGGADCRPIQKGATCYDPESLEAHASYAFNSYYQKNARGVGTCNFGGAAYVVSQPPKYGKCEFPTGH from the exons ATGGCTGTCTTAGTTCTCTCTGTCCTAATACTCTCATGCTTCTCAGCAACCCAATTAACACATGCAG ACTCTGGGATGATCGGAGTGAACTACGGCCGGATAGCAGACAACCTCCCGGCGCCGGAGAAAGTGGTTGAGCTTCTGAAATCCCAAGGAATCAACCGCGTCAAGCTTTTCGACACCGACAAAACCGTCCTAACCGCGCTCGCAAACTCCGGCATCAAAGTCGTCGTCTCCCTCCCCAACGAGAATCTCACCGCCGCCGCCGCGGATCAGAGCTACACCGACAAATGGGTCCAGGAGAACGTGAAGAAGTACACGCCGGCGACTGATATCGAAGCGATCGCCGTCGGGAACGAAGTGTTCGTCGATCCCAAGAACACGACGAAGTACCTCGTCGCAGCTATGACGAACGTTCAGAGCTCTTTGGTTAAGTTCAATCTCGACAAATCGGTTAAGATCTCGTCACCGATCGCGCTGAGCGCGTTGGCCAATTCGTACCCACCCTCCGCCGGTTCGTTTAAACCGGATTTAATCGAACCGGTTATTAAACCGATGCTCGATCTCCTCCGCAAAACGTCGTCGCATCTTATGGTTAATGCTTACCCGTTCTTCGCGTACGCGGCTAACGCCGATAAGATCCCGTTGGATTACGCTCTGTTTAGGGAGAATGCCGGGAATGTAGATTCCGGTAACGGTTTGAAGTACAACAGTCTCTTCGACGCGCAAATCGACGCCGTTTACGCCGCCATGACCGCCGTGGGATTCAACGACGTCAAGCTCGTGGTGACGGAGACGGGATGGCCTTCTGCAGGAGACGAGAACGAGATCGGCGCCGGCTCGGCTAACGCGGCGGCTTATAACGGCGGGTTAGTGAAAAGAGTGTTGACGGGTAACGGAACGCCGTTAAAACCGAACGAGCCACTTAACGTCTATCTGTTCGCTCTGTTTAACGAGAACCAGAAAACGGGACCCACGTCGGAGAGAAACTACGGGCTGTTTTACCCAAACGAGAACAAAGTGTACGACGTTCCGTTCTCTGTTATGGTGACGCCGGTGAGCGATAGCAAAGTGAAGGTTCCGGTGAACACGCCGTCGAACGTGGGACAGACGTGGTGCGTGGCGAACGGGAAGACGACGAGGGAGAAGCTTCAGGAAGCACTGGACTACGCTTGCGGCGAAGGAGGCGCTGATTGCCGTCCGATTCAAAAGGGTGCCACGTGTTACGATCCGGAGTCGTTAGAGGCGCACGCTTCTTACGCGTTCAACAGTTACTATCAGAAGAACGCGCGTGGTGTCGGCACGTGTAATTTTGGTGGTGCAGCTTACGTGGTCTCGCAACCTCCCA AGTACGGGAAATGCGAGTTTCCAACAGGGCATTGA
- the LOC106347323 gene encoding glucan endo-1,3-beta-glucosidase 12-like isoform X1 — protein MAVLVLSVLILSCFSATQLTHADSGMIGVNYGRIADNLPAPEKVVELLKSQGINRVKLFDTDKTVLTALANSGIKVVVSLPNENLTAAAADQSYTDKWVQENVKKYTPATDIEAIAVGNEVFVDPKNTTKYLVAAMTNVQSSLVKFNLDKSVKISSPIALSALANSYPPSAGSFKPDLIEPVIKPMLDLLRKTSSHLMVNAYPFFAYAANADKIPLDYALFRENAGNVDSGNGLKYNSLFDAQIDAVYAAMTAVGFNDVKLVVTETGWPSAGDENEIGAGSANAAAYNGGLVKRVLTGNGTPLKPNEPLNVYLFALFNENQKTGPTSERNYGLFYPNENKVYDVPFSVMVTPVSDSKVKVPVNTPSNVGQTWCVANGKTTREKLQEALDYACGEGGADCRPIQKGATCYDPESLEAHASYAFNSYYQKNARGVGTCNFGGAAYVVSQPPSTHSIPFFLKNYHFY, from the exons ATGGCTGTCTTAGTTCTCTCTGTCCTAATACTCTCATGCTTCTCAGCAACCCAATTAACACATGCAG ACTCTGGGATGATCGGAGTGAACTACGGCCGGATAGCAGACAACCTCCCGGCGCCGGAGAAAGTGGTTGAGCTTCTGAAATCCCAAGGAATCAACCGCGTCAAGCTTTTCGACACCGACAAAACCGTCCTAACCGCGCTCGCAAACTCCGGCATCAAAGTCGTCGTCTCCCTCCCCAACGAGAATCTCACCGCCGCCGCCGCGGATCAGAGCTACACCGACAAATGGGTCCAGGAGAACGTGAAGAAGTACACGCCGGCGACTGATATCGAAGCGATCGCCGTCGGGAACGAAGTGTTCGTCGATCCCAAGAACACGACGAAGTACCTCGTCGCAGCTATGACGAACGTTCAGAGCTCTTTGGTTAAGTTCAATCTCGACAAATCGGTTAAGATCTCGTCACCGATCGCGCTGAGCGCGTTGGCCAATTCGTACCCACCCTCCGCCGGTTCGTTTAAACCGGATTTAATCGAACCGGTTATTAAACCGATGCTCGATCTCCTCCGCAAAACGTCGTCGCATCTTATGGTTAATGCTTACCCGTTCTTCGCGTACGCGGCTAACGCCGATAAGATCCCGTTGGATTACGCTCTGTTTAGGGAGAATGCCGGGAATGTAGATTCCGGTAACGGTTTGAAGTACAACAGTCTCTTCGACGCGCAAATCGACGCCGTTTACGCCGCCATGACCGCCGTGGGATTCAACGACGTCAAGCTCGTGGTGACGGAGACGGGATGGCCTTCTGCAGGAGACGAGAACGAGATCGGCGCCGGCTCGGCTAACGCGGCGGCTTATAACGGCGGGTTAGTGAAAAGAGTGTTGACGGGTAACGGAACGCCGTTAAAACCGAACGAGCCACTTAACGTCTATCTGTTCGCTCTGTTTAACGAGAACCAGAAAACGGGACCCACGTCGGAGAGAAACTACGGGCTGTTTTACCCAAACGAGAACAAAGTGTACGACGTTCCGTTCTCTGTTATGGTGACGCCGGTGAGCGATAGCAAAGTGAAGGTTCCGGTGAACACGCCGTCGAACGTGGGACAGACGTGGTGCGTGGCGAACGGGAAGACGACGAGGGAGAAGCTTCAGGAAGCACTGGACTACGCTTGCGGCGAAGGAGGCGCTGATTGCCGTCCGATTCAAAAGGGTGCCACGTGTTACGATCCGGAGTCGTTAGAGGCGCACGCTTCTTACGCGTTCAACAGTTACTATCAGAAGAACGCGCGTGGTGTCGGCACGTGTAATTTTGGTGGTGCAGCTTACGTGGTCTCGCAACCTCCCAGTACGCACTCTATCCCATTCTTTCtcaaaaattatcatttttattaa
- the LOC106351597 gene encoding putative F-box protein At5g55150, with protein sequence MAVFSSSSWSDLLPELIEAVFHSLNDARDILNCATVCSSWRYSSSAVYSRKFVPFLFVSHPSSVVEEAQCSDGFRIISPENMVFSGNDQRWICGSTGGYLLTVNVSFPFEVNLQNPFTNTVIPLPPLASFEDVERLLQFQDIIQHSGTLTLIKNFVKKAVSSTSLLDPDWVVLIIYDTDGGKLAFCRRGDKQWTGLESEHVDDIVFCSGVFFAMDRVGRIYQCELSPNNPKAIPLCSASPFRYDPCKKYFAESDYGKLWVVLQKLDVSDDYDFTTYFEIYEFNSETKEWTMVRSLRGRALFLSPQGRCVAVSADETGSGGFIKDNSIYFIDESLSVFEWESKQIMKLYQSRFCNSMFWVTPVDVLQ encoded by the coding sequence atggctgtattttcatcttcttcctggTCAGACTTGCTCCCGGAGCTTATAGAAGCTGTATTCCACAGCCTAAACGATGCTAGAGACATCCTTAACTGTGCCACCGTCTGTTCTTCTTGGAGATATTCTTCTTCCGCCGTGTACAGTCGCAAGTTCGTTCCATTCCTCTTTGTTTCCCATCCCTCCTCTGTCGTTGAAGAAGCTCAATGCTCTGATGGATTTAGAATCATATCTCCGGAAAATATGGTTTTCTCCGGTAATGATCAGAGATGGATTTGTGGAAGCACAGGAGGGTATCTATTAACTGTCAATGTTTCTTTCCCGTTTGAGGTAAACTTACAGAACCCGTTTACCAACACGGTTATTCCTCTGCCACCATTGGCATCTTTCGAGGACGTTGAGCGGTTGCTTCAGTTCCAAGACATCATTCAGCATTCTGGAACCCTAACCCTAATTAAGAACTTTGTAAAGAAAGCAGTCTCTTCCACAAGTTTACTAGACCCTGATTGGGTTGTGCTCATAATCTACGACACCGATGGAGGAAAACTAGCCTTCTGCAGACGAGGAGATAAACAATGGACGGGTTTAGAGTCTGAACACGTTGATGACATTGTGTTCTGCAGTGGCGTCTTCTTTGCTATGGACAGAGTTGGAAGGATATATCAGTGCGAGCTTAGCCCTAACAATCCAAAAGCTATTCCTCTATGCAGCGCCTCGCCGTTTCGGTATGATCCTTGCAAGAAATACTTTGCAGAGTCTGATTATGGCAAACTGTGGGTGGTTCTACAGAAGCTAGACGTTAGTGATGATTATGACTTCACAACGTATTTTGAGATTTATGAATTTAATTCAGAGACGAAAGAATGGACTATGGTGAGAAGCTTGAGAGGAAGGGCTTTGTTCTTGAGCCCTCAAGGTAGATGTGTAGCGGTTTCAGCAGATGAAACAGGATCTGGAGGGTTCATCAAAGATAACTCTATTTACTTCATCGATGAAAGTCTAAGCGTTTTTGAATGGGAGAGTAAGCAAATCATGAAGCTTTACCAGTCAAGGTTTTGTAATAGTATGTTTTGGGTCACACCtgtggatgttcttcaataG
- the LOC106351596 gene encoding stigma-specific STIG1-like protein 2 — translation MAQLMKLLVTIALTFAITTAIITTRTTRTNPKTETFAVKDPFKDLRSPGTVKIKPGRFLAQKDEGGQGPKARNPSATDRCNKDSEICRSTEANPRMACCNNKCMDLLTDKKNCGACNKKCKYTETCCGGQCANLNYNKRHCGECYHRCLPGGYCIYGLCNYA, via the coding sequence ATGGCACAACTCATGAAGCTACTCGTGACAATTGCACTAACATTCGCAATTACAACCGCCATCATCACCACAAGAACTACCAGAACCAACCCCAAGACCGAAACTTTTGCTGTCAAAGACCCTTTCAAGGACCTTAGATCCCCAGGAACGGTTAAGATCAAACCGGGTAGGTTCTTGGCCCAAAAAGACGAAGGGGGTCAAGGACCTAAAGCCCGTAACCCAAGTGCAACTGACCGTTGCAACAAAGATTCAGAGATCTGCCGTAGCACCGAAGCAAACCCTAGAATGGCTTGTTGCAACAACAAGTGTATGGATTTATTAACCGACAAGAAAAACTGTGGTGCGTGTAATAAAAAATGCAAGTACACGGAAACATGTTGTGGCGGTCAGTGCGCTAACTTGAATTACAATAAACGCCATTGCGGTGAGTGTTACCATCGTTGTCTACCAGGCGGGTACTGTATCTACGGTCTTTGTAACTACGCGTGA